One genomic segment of Choristoneura fumiferana chromosome Z, NRCan_CFum_1, whole genome shotgun sequence includes these proteins:
- the LOC141426870 gene encoding uncharacterized protein, whose translation MQYRVLLTFILCSNVGVWSEDNDDEGSDLGGGLVTQLRNDANLDLSADEEYEDLRAELLAYHSALATLSSRRSLLSTPCWKLGGICVNYKLCSGARYMTEVPGCKDKLNVCCFAWNRFQVKDMRDKGINNVAMPWSIHQDVGGKGILAGLDEPDSDSEEKKGTKPKAMKVEEFKNLDREILIFDEKK comes from the exons ATGCAATACCGAGTGTTGTTGACTTTTATTCTGTGCTCGAACGTAGGGGTTTGGTCAGAAGACAACGATGATGAAGGCAGTGACTTAGGAGGCGGGCTAGTTACGCAGCTAAGGAACGACGCAAACCTGGACTTGTCGGCTGACGAAGAATATGAAGATCTGCGGGCGGAGCTTCTGGCTTACCACTCCGCACTCGCTACGCTCTCATCACGCA GATCTTTGCTGAGCACGCCATGCTGGAAACTAGGTGGAATCTGCGTTAACTACAAACTGTGCTCTGGTGCCAGGTACATGACCGAAGTACCCGGGTGCAAGGACAAACTCAACGTTTGCTGTTTCGCCTGGAATCGCTTCCAGGTCAAAGACATGCGGGACAAAGGAATAAATAATGTAGCAATGCCGTGGTCAATACATCAAGACGTTGGCGGCAAAGGAATATTAGCGGGTTTGGATGAACCAGATTCAGATTCAGAAGAAAAAAAAGGCACAAAACCTAAAGCTATGAAGGTCGAGGAATTCAAAAACTTAGACCgtgaaatattaatatttgatgAAAAAAAGTGA